Proteins encoded in a region of the Stieleria neptunia genome:
- the malQ gene encoding 4-alpha-glucanotransferase, with translation MTDERQPTPVFSLHDRAAGVLLHVTSLPSRYGIGDFGPESRAWIDWLHDAGQTCWQVLPLGPIGCGYSPYSSLSSFAGNWLMISPDDLVADGLLRAEDQAAEFSPDPAGSETLVDYDAVIALKQRLLSTVWTNFRGGAGEAELRPAYEQFCQAAAHWLDDFAMFSVLRDRHGEHYLQWPSELVHRDPSALAQAESDLATEIDQVRFSQFLVFRQIGRLKAYAHAKGVRLIGDLPFFVSADSSDVWANPEMFLLDEQRQPRQVAGVPPDYFSADGQLWGNPVYDWPALRATGYRWYIDRVRALLAQVDLVRLDHFRGFAAAWHVPAGAPTALSGEWEPGPAGDFFRALQTDLGALPFIAEDLGLITPDVNELRDQFDLPGTRVLQFAFDGTPDNPYLPENYETNSVVYTGTHDNNTTRGWFESLTEDEQETVCSTLDKPGLDGEAANAELLRLAWSSSANLAIAPLQDLLGLGEDARMNVPGTTQGNWRWRATPSMLSESACQRLRDLTEACNRSR, from the coding sequence ATGACAGATGAGCGCCAGCCAACCCCTGTGTTTTCCCTCCATGATCGCGCTGCGGGCGTCCTGTTGCACGTCACCTCGCTGCCGTCACGCTACGGCATCGGCGACTTCGGTCCCGAGTCGCGGGCTTGGATCGACTGGCTCCACGACGCCGGACAAACCTGTTGGCAAGTCTTGCCGCTGGGGCCGATCGGGTGTGGTTACTCGCCGTATTCTTCGCTCTCGTCCTTCGCCGGCAACTGGCTGATGATCAGCCCCGACGATCTGGTCGCCGACGGACTGTTGCGGGCCGAGGATCAGGCCGCCGAATTCAGCCCCGATCCGGCCGGCTCGGAGACGTTGGTCGACTACGACGCCGTCATCGCCCTCAAACAGCGGTTGCTCTCGACGGTCTGGACCAACTTTCGCGGCGGTGCCGGTGAGGCGGAACTGCGACCGGCTTACGAACAATTCTGTCAGGCTGCCGCACACTGGCTGGACGATTTCGCGATGTTCAGCGTGCTGCGTGATCGGCACGGCGAACATTACCTGCAGTGGCCGAGTGAACTGGTTCATCGAGATCCGAGCGCGTTGGCCCAAGCCGAAAGCGATCTGGCGACCGAAATCGATCAGGTTCGCTTTTCGCAGTTCCTGGTGTTCCGCCAGATCGGCCGACTGAAAGCCTATGCCCATGCCAAGGGCGTGCGATTGATCGGTGACTTGCCGTTCTTCGTCTCAGCCGACTCGAGCGACGTGTGGGCCAACCCGGAAATGTTCTTGCTGGACGAACAGCGTCAACCGCGTCAGGTCGCCGGAGTCCCGCCCGACTACTTCAGCGCCGATGGCCAGCTGTGGGGGAATCCGGTTTACGACTGGCCGGCGCTGCGGGCGACCGGTTACCGCTGGTACATCGATCGTGTCCGCGCGTTGCTCGCCCAAGTGGATCTGGTGCGTCTGGATCACTTTCGCGGATTCGCGGCCGCCTGGCACGTGCCCGCCGGGGCGCCGACGGCACTCAGCGGGGAGTGGGAGCCCGGTCCGGCCGGCGATTTCTTTCGCGCCCTGCAAACGGATCTGGGGGCACTGCCGTTCATCGCCGAAGATTTAGGATTGATCACGCCGGATGTGAACGAGCTGCGCGACCAGTTTGATCTGCCCGGCACCCGCGTCCTGCAGTTCGCCTTTGACGGCACGCCCGACAATCCGTACCTGCCGGAAAACTACGAGACCAACTCGGTGGTGTACACCGGGACGCACGACAACAACACGACGCGGGGTTGGTTCGAATCGCTCACCGAGGACGAGCAAGAAACGGTTTGCAGCACCCTCGACAAACCCGGTCTCGACGGTGAAGCAGCCAATGCCGAACTGCTGCGTCTGGCCTGGTCCTCGTCGGCGAACCTGGCGATCGCTCCGCTGCAAGATCTGTTAGGCTTGGGCGAAGACGCCCGCATGAATGTGCCGGGAACGACGCAAGGAAACTGGCGCTGGCGCGCGACTCCATCGATGCTGTCCGAATCAGCCTGCCAGCGGTTGCGAGATTTGACGGAAGCCTGCAATCGATCGCGTTGA
- a CDS encoding DUF1552 domain-containing protein: protein MNRKPIDRRTMLKGVALQGAGAVTIGLPLLEEMTLTKAMAAEQVDVPVRAFNVFFGLGIPAPLQQEGFDGVLEPLQPLSKKLLIMRGVDQLRADEKGINAHYDGATAAFTAEPPDGEAKAGGASIDQVIRRNHYRDGMPAGMVPTLVAGTFFRRSRIGRYVHSYNADGTVAATMQEKPRDLFERVFGTIGATGDDPNERRDRLKRSVLDAVVDQYKFYTGANSPLGSTSKARIAEHLDRIREFEQRAYAMKGKVAGAPPLPARSKILHGGSADPGGEGIDITLDELSSEWRLMADLYALAIQTDRTRFGALTFLAAGERIRLKGDYEYDGRKVFQFDDEGQHKKSGSAGCSHEWWHQFKENKKNEALRAHAHLKMREVAYFLSRLDTTDSIDANGKTILENSLITISTESGDGRHNDVKRELSGVFHAISGAGGRFKTGQILDVGAEGVDVYNTMLTAMGCNDRLGPQKRDARAVDAIRA, encoded by the coding sequence ATGAACAGGAAACCAATCGACCGCCGCACCATGCTGAAAGGTGTCGCGCTCCAAGGCGCCGGGGCGGTCACGATCGGGTTGCCGTTGTTGGAGGAGATGACGCTGACGAAGGCGATGGCTGCCGAGCAGGTGGATGTTCCGGTCCGGGCCTTCAATGTCTTTTTCGGACTCGGCATTCCCGCACCGCTGCAGCAAGAAGGATTTGACGGAGTGCTGGAGCCGCTCCAACCGCTGAGCAAAAAATTGCTGATCATGCGTGGCGTCGATCAGTTGCGCGCTGACGAGAAAGGCATCAACGCGCACTACGACGGGGCGACCGCGGCGTTCACCGCCGAGCCGCCCGATGGTGAAGCGAAGGCCGGTGGCGCTTCGATCGATCAAGTGATTCGTCGCAACCACTATCGCGACGGCATGCCGGCCGGCATGGTGCCCACGCTGGTCGCCGGCACGTTCTTTCGCCGCAGCCGGATCGGTCGCTACGTTCACAGCTACAACGCCGACGGGACGGTCGCCGCGACGATGCAGGAGAAACCGCGGGATTTGTTCGAACGCGTGTTCGGCACCATCGGTGCGACGGGCGACGATCCCAACGAACGACGCGACCGTCTGAAACGAAGCGTGCTCGATGCGGTGGTCGACCAGTACAAGTTCTACACCGGAGCCAACTCGCCACTCGGGTCCACTTCCAAGGCACGGATCGCCGAGCACCTGGACCGGATTCGTGAATTCGAACAGCGGGCGTATGCGATGAAGGGCAAAGTCGCCGGCGCGCCTCCGTTGCCGGCGCGGTCAAAAATACTGCATGGCGGATCGGCCGATCCGGGTGGCGAAGGGATCGACATCACCTTGGACGAACTCTCGTCGGAATGGCGTCTGATGGCCGATCTGTACGCGTTGGCGATTCAAACCGATCGCACGCGGTTCGGCGCGCTGACGTTCTTGGCCGCCGGCGAGCGGATTCGTTTGAAGGGAGATTACGAATACGACGGACGAAAGGTGTTTCAGTTCGACGACGAAGGGCAACATAAAAAGTCCGGCTCGGCGGGCTGTAGCCACGAGTGGTGGCATCAGTTCAAGGAAAACAAAAAGAACGAAGCGCTGCGTGCCCACGCGCACCTGAAGATGCGCGAGGTCGCCTACTTCCTCAGCCGGCTCGATACCACGGATTCGATCGACGCCAACGGCAAGACGATTTTGGAAAACTCGCTGATCACGATTTCCACCGAGTCCGGCGACGGACGCCACAACGACGTCAAACGGGAACTCTCCGGCGTCTTTCATGCGATCAGCGGTGCCGGAGGCCGCTTCAAAACCGGCCAAATCTTGGACGTGGGCGCCGAGGGGGTCGATGTCTACAACACGATGCTGACCGCGATGGGGTGCAACGATCGCCTTGGACCCCAGAAACGTGACGCGAGAGCCGTGGATGCGATTCGTGCCTAG
- a CDS encoding cation:proton antiporter domain-containing protein, translating to MHTNEILTSFTLAAALGVCLFTVASYLRTSPIVLLLVGGVVAGPEVLGLVHPDALGDGLRTIVSLAVAIILFEGGLTLDLRGYRTVSQEICRVLTIGVLVTWIGTAVLLRLIFGFDIAFCVLAASLVIVTGPTVIGPLLHRIRVQSKLHHILHWEGVLIDPIGVFLALLSFEFYVSTDGTQQLVVKDFLLRFAVGVVFGIAFGFLMDLLLRRQWISKGQTNIFVLAMAMLNFAVADLAIGESGLLSVTVAGLVLGSRKTPQLREIVSYKIELKDFAIGLLFVLLAANLELRAFIEFGWNLILAVTGIMLIVRPLNIFLSTGQSILTLKEKLFLCWIAPRGIVAASMASVFALELRRRGIENAVFLESFTYSVIAGTVVVQGFTAGSVGRWLGVVRPVPTGWIIVGAHALGREVAKFFTRHGVDVVLIDTNAREVRAAERDGLIAINEDAMQVNPEKHAAFYRCGNLLALTANADLNRMLCRRWSELLEEATLFRWEKSGYQTANHEHLLVGRRIWTELPLNHWMHPNSESPPLDIRLRATDALPEPENVLITVRDGRVVPGDARELHDDDVEWLVYDPRGEQETSVLPLIQENVIFTSQTDLRELYREMLLQLRNQLPGIDAEQMLVEIWRHEEDYTSLLGHGIALPHTWSSAVDRATLMVARPTSPLFCPLTELPIEIVFMLLSPAGQPDEHLACLSYIARLIGTQSQRERILAAADPAELHRLIVRS from the coding sequence ATGCATACCAACGAAATCTTGACGAGCTTCACGCTGGCGGCAGCGCTGGGCGTGTGCCTGTTCACGGTGGCGTCCTACCTGCGGACCTCGCCGATCGTCCTGTTGCTTGTCGGCGGGGTGGTGGCCGGTCCCGAGGTGCTGGGGCTGGTGCATCCCGATGCGCTCGGCGATGGACTTCGGACGATCGTCTCGCTGGCCGTCGCGATCATCCTGTTCGAAGGCGGCTTGACGCTCGATCTGCGCGGATACCGGACCGTCAGTCAGGAAATCTGCCGGGTGTTGACGATCGGTGTGCTGGTCACCTGGATCGGAACCGCCGTCCTGTTGCGATTGATCTTTGGGTTTGACATCGCCTTCTGCGTGCTCGCGGCCAGTCTGGTGATCGTGACCGGTCCCACCGTGATCGGCCCGTTGCTGCATCGGATTCGGGTCCAGTCCAAACTGCATCACATTCTTCACTGGGAGGGCGTACTGATCGATCCGATCGGCGTCTTCCTGGCGCTGTTGAGTTTCGAGTTCTACGTGAGTACCGATGGCACGCAACAGTTGGTCGTCAAAGACTTTCTGCTGCGGTTTGCGGTCGGCGTGGTGTTCGGGATCGCGTTCGGTTTTCTGATGGATTTGTTGTTGCGACGGCAATGGATCAGCAAGGGACAAACCAACATCTTCGTCCTGGCGATGGCGATGTTGAACTTTGCCGTCGCTGATCTGGCGATCGGCGAGAGCGGGTTGTTGAGCGTGACGGTGGCCGGTCTGGTTCTCGGCAGCCGCAAGACGCCGCAGTTGCGCGAGATTGTCAGCTACAAGATTGAACTGAAAGATTTTGCGATCGGATTGTTGTTTGTTTTGCTGGCCGCCAACCTGGAATTGCGTGCGTTCATCGAGTTCGGCTGGAATCTGATTCTCGCCGTCACGGGGATCATGCTGATCGTCAGGCCGCTGAACATCTTTCTTTCGACCGGTCAAAGTATCCTGACGTTGAAAGAGAAATTGTTCCTGTGTTGGATCGCCCCCCGCGGGATCGTGGCCGCATCGATGGCGTCGGTTTTCGCGTTGGAATTGCGTCGACGCGGCATTGAAAACGCGGTCTTTCTCGAATCCTTCACGTACTCGGTCATCGCCGGGACGGTCGTGGTACAGGGGTTCACGGCGGGATCGGTCGGACGGTGGCTGGGTGTTGTCCGTCCGGTGCCCACCGGGTGGATCATCGTCGGGGCGCATGCACTGGGGCGTGAAGTCGCAAAGTTCTTTACCCGGCACGGCGTGGATGTCGTGTTGATCGACACCAACGCTCGCGAGGTGCGGGCGGCCGAACGCGACGGATTGATCGCCATCAATGAAGACGCCATGCAAGTGAATCCGGAAAAGCATGCCGCGTTCTACCGATGCGGGAATCTACTGGCACTGACGGCAAACGCCGATTTAAACCGGATGCTGTGTCGCCGTTGGTCGGAATTGCTGGAGGAGGCGACGTTGTTTCGCTGGGAGAAGTCCGGCTATCAAACGGCGAACCATGAACACCTGCTGGTCGGACGGCGGATCTGGACCGAATTGCCACTGAATCATTGGATGCATCCCAACAGTGAATCGCCGCCATTGGACATCCGCCTGCGCGCGACGGACGCGTTACCCGAGCCCGAGAACGTCTTGATCACGGTGCGCGATGGCAGAGTGGTGCCCGGGGACGCTCGTGAGCTTCATGACGACGATGTTGAATGGTTGGTGTACGATCCCCGCGGGGAACAGGAGACCAGTGTCCTTCCGCTCATCCAAGAGAACGTCATTTTTACCTCGCAAACCGATCTCCGCGAGCTCTATCGCGAGATGCTGCTTCAGCTGCGAAATCAGTTGCCCGGCATCGACGCGGAGCAGATGCTGGTCGAGATCTGGAGACACGAAGAGGACTACACCAGCTTGCTCGGGCACGGGATCGCGTTGCCGCACACTTGGTCCAGCGCCGTCGATCGCGCAACCTTGATGGTCGCACGTCCGACGAGTCCATTGTTCTGTCCGCTGACCGAGTTGCCGATCGAAATTGTGTTCATGTTGCTCAGCCCCGCCGGCCAGCCCGACGAACACCTGGCCTGTCTCTCCTACATCGCGCGGTTGATCGGTACGCAGTCGCAGCGGGAACGCATTCTCGCCGCCGCCGACCCCGCCGAGTTGCATCGGCTGATCGTCCGCAGTTGA
- a CDS encoding SulP family inorganic anion transporter has protein sequence MDDSSNSILAPTNLLRDFTASIVVFLVALPLCLGIALASGAPLFSGLIAGIVGGIVVGSLSGSHTSVSGPAAGLTAVVAAQIANLGTFDAFLLAVVVGGLIQIGLGIAKAGALSAFFPSSVIKGLLAAIGVILILKQIPHLFGHDTDPEGEMSFSQPDEQNTFSELYTLIAGDLHFGAAVVGLLSLVLLLIWDRTKPLKNSIVPGPLVVVLVGVALQALFAGFGGGWVIGVTHLVQIPVAESFSEFGSFLRTPDFSQWANPAVYIGGITIAIVASLESLLNLEATDKLDTQRRSSPPSRELLAQGCGNVASGLIGGIPVTSVIIRSSVNVNSGAKSKLSAVFHGVLLLVCVGLFPVYLNMIPLSSLAAILLVTGFKLASPQLFAQMWKEGRYQFIPFISTVLAIVLTDLLIGILIGLMISVLFILNSNLRRPIRRVVETHLDGDIVHIELADQVSFLNRAALDKLFTSSARGTKLLIDASGSDYIDPDILSLIRDFKNNIGPARGVSVSLRGFREKYELHDDIQFADYSTRELQSRITPDQVLKILRDGNERFRSGHRITRDFGRQVGATATGQSPLAVVLSCIDSRVPAELVFDLGIGDIFSVRVAGNIIGTKSLGSMEYGVAVAGAKLVVVLGHTRCGAVTSSVELFEDGADVEQASGCGHLHSIVTEIQQVIDPDECRGISSMTPEAKDACIDAVARKNVQRTVREIMDRSQAIRQAVETGEAMVVGALYDVKTGEIDFMTDHAAASHASRQANV, from the coding sequence ATGGATGACTCATCCAACTCGATACTCGCACCGACCAATCTTCTGCGTGACTTCACGGCGTCGATTGTGGTGTTTTTGGTGGCACTTCCGTTGTGCCTGGGGATCGCGCTGGCGTCCGGTGCGCCGTTGTTTTCCGGTCTGATCGCTGGGATCGTCGGCGGGATCGTTGTCGGATCGTTGAGTGGATCGCATACCAGCGTCAGCGGCCCGGCGGCGGGATTGACGGCGGTGGTTGCGGCCCAGATCGCGAACTTGGGCACGTTCGACGCGTTCTTGCTGGCGGTCGTCGTCGGCGGTTTGATCCAAATCGGGTTGGGCATCGCCAAGGCGGGGGCGCTTTCGGCGTTTTTCCCCTCCAGCGTGATCAAGGGTCTGCTGGCTGCGATCGGGGTGATCCTGATCTTGAAACAGATCCCCCACCTGTTCGGTCACGACACCGACCCGGAAGGCGAAATGTCGTTTTCGCAGCCGGATGAACAAAACACGTTCTCAGAACTTTACACGTTGATCGCCGGTGATTTGCATTTTGGTGCCGCCGTGGTGGGACTGCTCTCGCTCGTCCTGCTCTTGATTTGGGATCGGACGAAACCGCTGAAGAACTCGATCGTCCCGGGGCCGTTGGTGGTGGTGTTGGTGGGCGTCGCACTGCAAGCTCTGTTTGCCGGGTTCGGCGGCGGCTGGGTGATCGGCGTGACGCACTTGGTCCAAATTCCGGTGGCGGAAAGCTTCTCGGAGTTCGGCAGTTTTTTGCGGACGCCTGATTTCTCCCAATGGGCCAACCCCGCGGTCTACATCGGCGGTATCACGATCGCCATCGTCGCCTCACTGGAATCGTTGCTGAACTTGGAAGCAACCGACAAGCTCGACACTCAACGCCGAAGTTCTCCGCCCAGTCGCGAGCTATTGGCGCAGGGGTGCGGCAACGTCGCGTCCGGTTTGATCGGTGGTATTCCGGTCACGTCGGTGATTATCCGCAGTAGCGTGAACGTCAACTCCGGTGCCAAGTCAAAGTTATCGGCAGTGTTTCACGGCGTCTTGCTGCTGGTCTGTGTCGGTTTGTTCCCGGTCTATCTGAACATGATTCCGCTGAGCTCGTTGGCGGCGATTTTGTTGGTGACGGGATTCAAACTTGCCAGCCCGCAATTGTTCGCGCAGATGTGGAAGGAGGGTCGTTATCAATTCATCCCGTTCATCTCGACGGTTTTGGCCATCGTGTTGACGGACTTGCTGATCGGCATTCTGATCGGATTGATGATCAGTGTGTTGTTCATCCTCAACAGCAACTTGCGTCGCCCGATCCGCCGGGTCGTCGAGACGCACCTCGATGGCGACATCGTCCACATCGAATTGGCCGATCAAGTCAGCTTTTTAAATCGTGCCGCGTTGGACAAATTGTTTACCAGTTCGGCCCGGGGGACCAAGCTGTTGATCGACGCTTCGGGTTCGGATTACATCGACCCCGACATCCTGAGCCTGATTCGTGACTTCAAGAACAACATCGGACCCGCCCGGGGTGTCAGCGTCAGCCTGCGCGGATTTCGAGAGAAGTATGAACTACACGATGACATCCAGTTCGCGGACTATTCGACACGCGAGCTACAAAGTCGCATCACGCCGGATCAGGTGCTGAAGATTCTGCGGGACGGCAACGAGCGGTTCCGCAGTGGGCACCGCATCACGCGCGATTTCGGTCGTCAGGTGGGCGCGACGGCGACGGGGCAAAGCCCGTTGGCCGTGGTGCTCAGCTGCATCGACTCGCGCGTTCCCGCCGAACTGGTGTTCGATCTCGGCATCGGCGACATCTTCAGCGTGCGGGTTGCCGGCAACATCATCGGCACCAAGTCGTTGGGGAGCATGGAATACGGCGTCGCGGTCGCCGGCGCGAAACTGGTCGTGGTGCTCGGTCATACCCGCTGCGGCGCGGTCACGTCGTCGGTGGAGCTGTTCGAAGATGGAGCGGATGTCGAGCAGGCCAGTGGTTGCGGCCACCTGCACTCCATCGTGACGGAGATCCAGCAAGTGATCGATCCCGACGAGTGTCGTGGCATCAGCAGCATGACACCGGAGGCCAAGGACGCCTGTATCGACGCGGTCGCGCGGAAAAACGTGCAACGAACGGTCCGCGAGATCATGGACCGCAGCCAGGCCATCCGCCAAGCGGTCGAAACCGGCGAAGCGATGGTCGTCGGTGCGCTGTATGATGTCAAAACCGGCGAAATTGATTTCATGACGGACCACGCGGCCGCTTCGCACGCATCGCGCCAAGCAAACGTCTAG
- a CDS encoding carbon storage regulator, which translates to MLVLTRKIGESIQIGSDIIIKVSNISGGRVRIGIDAPRDVAIQRSELVPFSGPAPVPFHSTPACGDLNTQVS; encoded by the coding sequence ATGTTAGTGCTCACTCGCAAGATCGGCGAATCGATTCAAATCGGATCCGACATCATTATCAAGGTTTCAAATATCTCCGGCGGCCGAGTGCGGATCGGCATCGACGCGCCCCGCGACGTGGCCATCCAGCGAAGCGAGTTGGTGCCGTTCAGCGGGCCTGCGCCTGTGCCGTTTCACTCGACGCCCGCCTGCGGTGATCTCAACACGCAAGTGTCCTAA
- a CDS encoding universal stress protein has product MNYFDNTKILAPYDFSEFSRAAVETAIKIAGKNENVTVLHVVDPSPLYGYSGDMALELGAGRVLGVPDVDLASEIDDQHEKKALESLKNEFSDGRHQGLNFDTAVNEAAHGITEYAEHHAFGLIVLPSHGRTGVKRLLIGSTAERVARLAHCPVLVLRE; this is encoded by the coding sequence ATGAACTATTTTGATAACACGAAAATCCTGGCACCCTACGACTTTTCCGAGTTCTCTCGGGCGGCCGTGGAAACGGCGATCAAGATCGCGGGAAAAAACGAGAACGTCACCGTCTTACACGTCGTCGATCCGTCGCCACTGTATGGGTATTCCGGCGACATGGCGCTAGAACTGGGCGCCGGGCGCGTGTTGGGGGTGCCCGATGTCGATTTGGCCAGCGAGATCGACGATCAACATGAAAAAAAGGCGCTCGAGTCGCTGAAGAACGAGTTCAGTGACGGCCGCCATCAAGGGTTGAATTTTGACACCGCCGTCAACGAAGCCGCCCACGGGATCACCGAGTATGCCGAACACCACGCGTTCGGTTTGATCGTCTTGCCATCACACGGCCGCACCGGTGTGAAACGTCTGCTAATCGGTTCCACCGCCGAACGCGTCGCGCGGCTGGCGCACTGTCCGGTCCTGGTGCTGCGGGAGTGA
- a CDS encoding DUF1592 domain-containing protein: MQFRILVTLVCVAFVGPVSLAADRVERGLLVRYDFSEDDGQTIVDRGGVGKPLNLVIDRSSRVRRSGGALVVESSSSIASTEPATKIIAAVKKSNAISVEAWLKPANRSQAGPARIVSISADTSNRNLTLGQDKDLYDVRLRATGSDNNGLPSTSSPKRSLQTRLTHVVFTRDARGKALIYLDGKRVASKTVKGNFRNWDNRQRLFLANEATKDRPWLGELHRVAIYDRALTDKDVQQNFAAGSRAEAASAKERMVDANIRLFDRHVAPLFAKHCLECHDAAIKQGELDLSHKASAVAGGESGKVVVPGNASQSLLWELVSSDDMPKDRPPLSSDEKDSLRKWIDSGATWPVDAIDPAVYLNEGQAGEVWLQRLTVNEYIATVRSAVGVEIATEARQILPPDLRADGFNNTAYNLNIDLKHVEAYNKLAEIIVGRMDILEFAGRFSKSRKLSTDDTMRDHVAAMGKWLLRGPLDDQEINKYSGIATTVASAGGDFKEAIGYIVQAMLQSPRFVYRIEYQHGDGSSRPVDDYELASRISYILWGAPPDEALLRAADKGELSDRNVVESHVQRMLNDPRTMDRSQEFVSQWLNLGRLANLRPNAKTFPNWDAQLAADMQQETLAYFKEVVWTQNRPLSDLLNTQVTFATPALARHYGIKPTGKQTARYDLSKVPSRGGLLTQASVLTIGGDEASMVSRGLFVLNDLLRGTINAPPPCVNTVPPPTKTGLTQRGIAESRIADNKCGVCHTRFEPLAFGLEKFDGIGAYHETDEHGNKLRDDGEVLFPGTAKPVAYQNSAELMDLLATSERVRQSLTWKVTQFALGRPLVAEDAPIVAKIHQAAQQAGGTYADLITAIVMSDLVQRARTEAIQ, encoded by the coding sequence GTGCAATTTCGGATTCTGGTGACGTTGGTCTGCGTGGCGTTTGTTGGGCCGGTCTCACTTGCCGCCGATCGCGTCGAACGTGGCTTGCTGGTGCGATACGACTTCAGCGAAGACGACGGGCAGACGATTGTCGATCGCGGCGGCGTCGGCAAGCCGCTGAACTTGGTGATCGATCGATCCAGTCGGGTGCGACGGTCCGGCGGGGCACTGGTGGTGGAATCGTCCTCGTCGATCGCGTCGACCGAGCCGGCCACGAAAATCATCGCTGCGGTCAAGAAGTCCAATGCGATCAGCGTCGAAGCCTGGCTGAAACCGGCCAATCGATCCCAAGCCGGCCCGGCCCGGATCGTTTCCATCTCCGCCGACACCAGCAATCGCAATCTGACCCTGGGCCAAGACAAGGATCTTTACGATGTCCGGCTGCGAGCGACCGGCAGCGACAACAACGGATTGCCATCAACGAGTAGTCCCAAGCGGTCCCTGCAAACAAGGTTGACGCATGTCGTGTTCACCCGCGATGCGAGGGGCAAGGCGTTGATTTATCTGGATGGGAAACGCGTGGCCAGCAAGACGGTCAAGGGAAACTTTCGCAATTGGGACAATCGGCAGCGTTTGTTTCTGGCCAATGAAGCGACAAAGGATCGCCCCTGGTTAGGCGAGCTGCATCGGGTGGCCATCTACGACCGGGCGCTCACGGACAAAGACGTCCAGCAGAACTTCGCAGCCGGAAGCCGTGCCGAAGCGGCGTCAGCGAAGGAACGCATGGTCGACGCCAACATCCGGCTGTTCGATCGACACGTCGCGCCGCTGTTTGCAAAGCATTGCTTGGAATGTCACGACGCGGCGATCAAGCAGGGCGAACTGGATCTGTCCCACAAGGCGTCCGCCGTGGCCGGGGGCGAAAGCGGCAAGGTGGTTGTGCCGGGCAACGCGTCACAGAGTCTGCTGTGGGAATTGGTTTCCTCGGATGACATGCCGAAAGATCGCCCACCGCTGTCATCCGACGAAAAGGACTCGCTGCGAAAGTGGATCGACTCCGGTGCGACGTGGCCCGTCGATGCGATCGATCCGGCGGTCTATCTAAACGAAGGGCAGGCGGGTGAGGTCTGGTTGCAGCGGCTGACCGTGAACGAGTACATCGCCACGGTCCGCAGCGCCGTCGGCGTCGAGATCGCCACGGAGGCTCGTCAGATTCTGCCGCCGGACTTGCGGGCCGATGGCTTCAACAACACCGCCTACAATTTGAACATCGATTTAAAACACGTCGAAGCCTACAACAAGTTGGCGGAAATCATCGTCGGCCGGATGGACATCCTGGAGTTTGCCGGGCGGTTCTCCAAAAGTCGTAAACTTTCCACCGATGACACGATGCGCGATCACGTCGCGGCGATGGGCAAATGGTTGCTGCGGGGACCGCTGGACGACCAGGAGATCAACAAGTACAGCGGGATCGCGACGACGGTCGCCAGCGCCGGTGGTGATTTCAAGGAAGCGATCGGCTACATCGTGCAAGCCATGCTGCAATCGCCGCGGTTCGTCTATCGCATCGAATACCAGCACGGTGACGGCAGTTCGCGGCCCGTGGATGACTATGAACTGGCGTCGCGGATCAGCTACATCTTGTGGGGAGCGCCGCCGGACGAAGCGTTATTGCGGGCGGCGGACAAGGGCGAATTGTCGGACCGAAACGTGGTCGAATCCCATGTCCAACGAATGCTCAACGATCCGCGCACGATGGATCGTTCGCAGGAGTTTGTTTCCCAGTGGTTGAACCTGGGACGCTTGGCCAATTTGCGGCCCAATGCCAAAACATTTCCGAACTGGGACGCGCAGTTGGCCGCGGACATGCAACAGGAAACATTGGCCTATTTTAAAGAGGTGGTCTGGACACAGAATCGACCGCTGTCGGATCTGTTGAACACCCAAGTCACCTTTGCCACACCGGCCCTGGCGCGGCATTACGGCATCAAACCGACCGGCAAGCAGACCGCTCGATACGATCTGTCAAAGGTTCCCAGCCGCGGCGGCTTGCTGACCCAAGCGAGTGTCTTGACGATCGGCGGAGATGAAGCGTCGATGGTTTCCCGCGGTCTGTTTGTGTTGAACGATTTGCTGCGAGGCACGATCAACGCGCCTCCGCCCTGCGTCAACACCGTTCCGCCGCCGACCAAAACGGGGCTGACCCAGCGCGGGATCGCGGAGAGTCGAATCGCGGACAACAAGTGCGGGGTTTGCCACACGCGTTTCGAACCGCTGGCGTTCGGACTGGAAAAGTTCGACGGCATCGGTGCGTACCACGAAACCGACGAACACGGCAACAAGCTTCGCGACGACGGCGAAGTGCTGTTTCCAGGCACGGCGAAACCGGTCGCCTATCAGAATTCGGCCGAGTTGATGGATCTGTTGGCGACCAGCGAGCGGGTGCGGCAAAGTTTGACCTGGAAAGTGACACAGTTCGCGCTGGGCAGACCGCTGGTTGCCGAAGATGCCCCGATTGTCGCCAAGATCCACCAAGCGGCGCAACAAGCCGGCGGAACCTACGCCGATTTGATCACCGCGATTGTGATGAGTGATCTGGTTCAGCGGGCCAGAACCGAAGCGATCCAGTAG